One segment of Micromonospora parathelypteridis DNA contains the following:
- a CDS encoding S9 family peptidase: MTTETAPPAAKRVPNERTHHGDTVVDEYAWLAAKDDPETIAYLTAENEYTDARTAHLAALREELFEETRRRTRETDLSVPTRKGGHWYYTRTVEGQQYGVQCRRAVRDGETDPPVSADGAPLDGEEVLLDGNLLAEGHDFFSLGAFDVSPDGRWLAYSTDFSGDERFTLRVKDLTTGELLPDEVPDTFYGTAWSTDASVLFYVTVDDAWRPNRVWRHAVGSAATEDVVVHQEDDERFWVGVELTRSEKFILIDVHSKVTSEVLVIPAGNPTGAPAVIAPRRQGIEYAVEHHGHRFLILHNDGAEDFALAFTSADAPGDWVPLIEHTPGTRLEAVDAFANHLVVSLRTEGLTGLRVMPVGSDDAHDIDFPEPLYSVGLDANPEYRTGQVRLRYSSLITPDSVYDYDLVTRQMVLRKQKPVLPGPDGRPYDPSEYEQHRDWALADDGTRVPISLVCRVGTPRDGSAPCELYGYGSYEASMDPWFSVARLSLLDRGVVFAVAHTRGGGELGRRWYDQGKLLAKKNTFTDFVACARHLVKAGWTASDRLVARGASAGGLLMGAVANLAPDAFTGIVAQVPFVDALTSILDPSLPLTVTEWEEWGNPLEDPEVYAYMKSYTPYENVAAVDYPAILAVTSLNDTRVLYSEPAKWVARLRATAPEGDYLLKTEMGAGHGGPSGRYDAWREEAFINAWILDRFGRA, translated from the coding sequence GTGACCACCGAGACTGCCCCGCCCGCGGCGAAGCGGGTGCCCAACGAGCGCACCCACCATGGCGACACCGTCGTCGACGAGTACGCCTGGCTCGCCGCCAAGGACGACCCGGAGACGATCGCCTACCTGACCGCCGAGAACGAGTACACCGACGCGCGTACGGCGCACCTCGCCGCGCTGCGTGAGGAGCTGTTCGAGGAGACCCGTCGACGGACCAGGGAGACCGACCTGTCCGTGCCGACCCGCAAGGGCGGGCACTGGTACTACACCCGGACGGTCGAGGGCCAGCAGTACGGGGTGCAGTGCCGGCGCGCGGTCCGCGACGGTGAGACCGACCCGCCGGTCAGCGCGGACGGCGCCCCGCTCGACGGCGAGGAGGTACTGCTCGACGGCAACCTGCTGGCCGAGGGGCACGACTTCTTCTCGCTGGGCGCGTTCGACGTCAGCCCCGACGGTCGCTGGCTGGCCTACTCCACCGACTTCTCCGGCGACGAGCGGTTCACCCTGCGGGTGAAGGACCTGACCACCGGCGAGTTGCTGCCGGACGAGGTCCCGGACACGTTCTACGGCACCGCCTGGTCGACCGACGCCTCGGTGCTCTTCTACGTGACGGTGGACGACGCCTGGCGACCGAACCGGGTCTGGCGACACGCCGTCGGTTCGGCCGCCACCGAGGACGTGGTGGTCCACCAGGAGGACGACGAGCGGTTCTGGGTGGGCGTGGAGCTGACCCGGTCGGAGAAGTTCATCCTGATCGACGTCCACAGCAAGGTGACCAGCGAGGTGCTGGTGATCCCCGCCGGCAACCCGACCGGTGCGCCCGCTGTGATCGCGCCGCGCCGGCAGGGCATCGAGTACGCCGTGGAGCACCACGGCCACCGTTTCCTGATCCTGCACAACGACGGCGCCGAGGACTTCGCGCTGGCGTTCACCTCGGCGGACGCGCCGGGCGACTGGGTGCCGCTGATCGAGCACACCCCCGGCACCCGGCTGGAGGCCGTCGACGCCTTCGCGAACCATCTGGTGGTGTCGCTGCGCACCGAGGGGCTGACCGGGCTGCGGGTGATGCCGGTGGGCAGCGACGACGCCCACGACATCGACTTCCCCGAGCCGCTGTACAGCGTCGGACTGGACGCCAATCCCGAATACCGCACCGGGCAGGTCCGCCTGCGCTACTCCTCGCTGATCACCCCGGACTCCGTCTACGACTACGACCTGGTCACCCGGCAGATGGTGCTGCGCAAGCAGAAGCCCGTGCTGCCCGGGCCGGACGGGCGACCGTACGACCCGAGCGAGTACGAGCAGCACCGCGACTGGGCGCTCGCCGACGACGGCACCCGGGTGCCGATCTCGCTGGTCTGCCGGGTCGGCACGCCCCGGGACGGCTCGGCGCCGTGCGAGCTCTACGGCTACGGCTCGTACGAGGCCAGCATGGACCCGTGGTTCTCGGTGGCCCGACTGTCGCTGCTGGACCGGGGCGTGGTCTTCGCCGTGGCGCACACCCGGGGCGGCGGTGAGCTGGGTCGGCGCTGGTACGACCAGGGCAAGCTGCTGGCCAAGAAGAACACCTTCACCGACTTCGTCGCCTGCGCCCGGCATCTGGTCAAGGCCGGCTGGACGGCCAGCGACCGGCTCGTCGCCCGAGGGGCCTCGGCCGGCGGCCTGCTGATGGGCGCGGTGGCGAACCTGGCACCGGACGCGTTCACCGGCATCGTCGCGCAGGTGCCGTTCGTGGACGCGCTCACCTCGATCCTCGACCCGTCGCTGCCGCTGACCGTCACCGAGTGGGAGGAGTGGGGCAATCCACTGGAGGACCCCGAGGTGTACGCGTACATGAAGTCCTACACGCCGTACGAGAACGTGGCCGCGGTGGACTACCCGGCGATCCTCGCGGTGACCAGCCTCAACGACACGCGGGTGCTCTATTCGGAGCCGGCGAAGTGGGTCGCGCGACTGCGGGCGACCGCCCCGGAGGGCGACTACCTGCTCAAGACCGAGATGGGTGCCGGGCACGGTGGCCCGAGCGGTCGCTACGACGCCTGGCGTGAGGAGGCGTTCATCAACGCCTGGATCCTGGACCGGTTCGGCCGCGCCTGA
- a CDS encoding sensor histidine kinase, with the protein MTAEPAALPLLQMALRVEQDIFVIRQRGREVAAAVGLEHQDQVRIATALSEVARDLLRTTGGADVSFHIDAGPDSRFHLRADLAPVTPLPDGRYEPQSGAVSRLVDTLSVSTVEGVTVVRMSRRVPANAPMPTPARLAEFRTELGRTAPSSALDELTVQNGQLIAALDEVRTQRDELAVLNEELAETNRGVLALYNQLTEELEETNRGVVALYAELDEKSAQLRAASESKSRFLANVSHELRAPVTAIIGLGRLLTDSASDPLTVEQGRQVDLIRSSAADLLGLVNELLDLAKAESGRIEPDLADVDLRPLFGQLRGTLRALATRPEVELVVEEPAAPALLRTDEVLLGQVLRNLLHNGLKFTERGEVRLRARQHGDRWNFEVSDTGPGIAPDLHDRIFEEFYQVPGATRVGGTGLGLPYARRLVTLLGGTLELASAPGRGSTFTVSLPTGGM; encoded by the coding sequence ATGACCGCCGAGCCGGCCGCGCTGCCGTTGCTGCAGATGGCGCTGCGGGTCGAGCAGGACATCTTCGTGATCCGCCAGCGGGGCCGCGAGGTTGCCGCGGCGGTCGGCCTCGAACACCAGGACCAGGTCCGGATCGCCACCGCGCTCAGCGAGGTCGCCCGGGACCTGCTGCGCACGACCGGAGGCGCGGACGTCTCCTTCCACATCGACGCGGGCCCCGACAGCCGGTTCCACCTGCGCGCCGACCTGGCCCCGGTGACCCCCCTGCCCGACGGCCGCTACGAGCCGCAGTCCGGCGCGGTGTCCCGACTGGTCGACACACTGAGCGTGTCGACCGTCGAGGGGGTTACGGTCGTGAGGATGTCCCGACGAGTCCCGGCCAACGCGCCCATGCCGACCCCGGCGCGGCTCGCCGAGTTCCGTACCGAACTCGGCCGTACCGCGCCGTCCAGCGCGCTGGACGAGTTGACCGTGCAGAACGGGCAGCTCATCGCCGCACTCGACGAGGTGCGCACTCAGCGCGACGAGCTGGCCGTGCTGAACGAGGAACTGGCCGAGACCAACCGCGGTGTGCTGGCGCTCTACAACCAGCTCACCGAGGAGTTGGAGGAGACCAACCGGGGCGTCGTCGCCCTCTACGCCGAGCTGGACGAGAAGTCGGCGCAGCTGCGCGCGGCGAGCGAATCGAAGAGCCGGTTCCTGGCCAACGTCAGCCACGAACTGCGCGCCCCGGTCACCGCGATCATCGGGTTGGGGCGGCTGCTCACCGACTCCGCCTCCGACCCGCTCACCGTCGAACAGGGCCGCCAGGTCGATCTGATCCGCTCCTCCGCGGCGGACCTGCTCGGCCTCGTCAACGAACTCCTCGATCTGGCCAAGGCGGAGTCCGGCCGGATCGAGCCGGACCTGGCCGACGTCGACCTGCGCCCGCTCTTCGGCCAACTGCGCGGCACGTTGCGCGCGCTGGCCACCCGCCCGGAGGTGGAGCTGGTGGTGGAGGAGCCGGCCGCGCCGGCCCTGCTGCGCACCGACGAGGTGCTGCTCGGGCAGGTGCTGCGCAACCTGCTGCACAACGGGTTGAAGTTCACCGAGCGCGGCGAGGTGCGACTGCGGGCCCGCCAACACGGCGACCGGTGGAACTTCGAGGTCAGTGACACCGGGCCGGGCATCGCGCCGGACCTGCACGACCGGATCTTCGAGGAGTTCTACCAGGTGCCCGGTGCCACCCGGGTCGGCGGCACCGGCCTCGGCCTGCCGTACGCCCGGCGGTTGGTGACGCTGCTCGGCGGGACACTGGAGCTGGCCAGCGCGCCGGGTCGGGGTAGCACCTTCACCGTCTCCCTGCCCACCGGCGGGATGTGA
- a CDS encoding FAD-binding oxidoreductase, translating to MAAAASSLGRSGALEITRRLAAICGPPFSRLAGPADEVAGRPARWVAVPGGPHAAAEVLRLAAAHDLAVVPRGAGTKIDWGATPVQVDILLDTGRLAGIGHEPVGAPVAEVGAGTPLRAVQATLERTGQRLALDAPSPGATLGGVLAAGEAGPLCHRHGSPCDQLLGVRYLAADGELVSAGGGAPGLDLARLLCGSQGALGVLVSASLRAQPMPASRLWVSRPVWTPLEVHDLVRTILAARLEPAAIELDLPGGTPRPRTPYPPGHPAATARERHPSMSGRAGIPSRAGSLVVLLEGGRADVTERAERLVGLLHGEATVAHSAPTWWRRYPFAPGDTALRLEVPIGDLHAAVYALRDAAGAPVPVRGSAGLGVVHAALSGALAPARVASILAAVRGVLLARQGRCVVVSAPAAVRQAVDLWGELAGLAQLRAAKEHLDPEHRLAPGRLPGGL from the coding sequence ATGGCGGCAGCAGCGAGTTCCCTCGGCCGATCCGGAGCCCTCGAGATCACCCGGCGGTTGGCGGCGATCTGCGGTCCACCGTTCTCCCGGCTGGCCGGTCCGGCCGACGAGGTGGCGGGGCGGCCGGCGCGCTGGGTGGCGGTGCCGGGCGGTCCGCACGCCGCGGCGGAGGTGCTGCGGCTGGCCGCCGCGCACGATCTGGCGGTGGTGCCCCGGGGCGCCGGCACGAAGATCGACTGGGGTGCCACTCCCGTCCAGGTCGACATCCTGCTCGACACCGGCCGGCTGGCCGGGATCGGTCACGAGCCGGTCGGCGCGCCGGTGGCTGAGGTGGGTGCCGGCACCCCACTGCGCGCCGTGCAGGCCACGTTGGAGCGCACCGGGCAGCGGCTGGCGCTGGACGCCCCGTCACCCGGTGCGACCCTGGGCGGGGTGCTCGCCGCCGGCGAGGCCGGCCCGCTGTGCCACCGCCACGGCAGCCCTTGCGACCAACTGCTCGGTGTCCGCTACCTCGCCGCCGACGGTGAGCTGGTCAGCGCCGGGGGTGGCGCACCCGGTCTCGACCTGGCCCGGCTGCTCTGTGGCTCGCAGGGTGCGCTCGGTGTGCTGGTCTCGGCGAGTCTGCGGGCGCAGCCGATGCCGGCGAGTCGGCTCTGGGTGTCCCGTCCGGTGTGGACGCCGCTGGAGGTGCACGACCTGGTCCGGACGATCCTCGCCGCCCGCCTGGAGCCGGCGGCCATCGAGCTGGACCTGCCCGGGGGAACCCCCCGGCCCCGTACGCCGTACCCGCCCGGCCACCCCGCCGCCACCGCCCGGGAACGCCATCCGTCGATGTCCGGGCGGGCCGGCATCCCGTCTCGGGCGGGCAGCCTGGTGGTGCTCCTGGAGGGTGGCCGCGCCGACGTCACTGAACGCGCCGAGCGCCTGGTTGGTCTGCTGCACGGGGAGGCGACGGTCGCCCACTCCGCGCCGACGTGGTGGCGCCGCTACCCGTTCGCGCCCGGCGACACGGCGCTGCGCCTGGAGGTGCCGATCGGCGACCTGCACGCCGCCGTCTACGCGCTACGTGACGCCGCGGGCGCCCCGGTGCCGGTGCGCGGGTCCGCCGGGCTGGGCGTGGTGCACGCGGCACTGTCCGGAGCGCTGGCTCCCGCCCGGGTGGCGTCCATCCTGGCCGCCGTCCGAGGGGTGTTGCTGGCCCGGCAGGGCCGCTGCGTGGTGGTCTCCGCTCCCGCGGCGGTCCGCCAGGCCGTCGACCTCTGGGGTGAGCTGGCCGGCCTGGCTCAGCTGCGGGCGGCCAAGGAACACCTCGATCCGGAGCACCGGCTCGCCCCTGGCCGCCTCCCCGGCGGCCTCTGA
- a CDS encoding SpoIIE family protein phosphatase, whose product MPATVLVVDDSRTKRYLLVSWLTRAGFTVLEAENGADALARVEVDRIDLVVLDVRLPDLSGYEVCEQIKARHPAMPVIHVSAHAVDVADRAQGLTRGADAYLTEPIEPEELIATTRAVLRYYQARQRAELLAERLLGLADTTVAVHAAPTFVRLLEAAAEGAAQIFKSPAAVIAETFDGDCLAGICAGPGAAAAVVPWVVDDTGVPTGATVRVETPANWALVDWPAGDTVTVAAAKLREDRAPLYVVVPTATQTARTPVLVQLAQAVAAAVEAQRSFDEEHRIAVTLQRSLLPRGLPTVAGLDLAVRYEPASAQTEVGGDFYELVMLDGHLLLAIGDVAGHSLHAATVMAELRHAVRAYAVEGHQPGEILHRVNELMRTLLPNEIATLCVLLLHPPTGRVRLASAGHLPPMLSKDGKVEFVQHSAPLLGVRAPRPADLEFVLPAGATLVFYTDGLIERRDATIDEGLAALAAISATVDDDLDRFCARLLVELAPPEIQDDVAVVVLRRR is encoded by the coding sequence ATGCCGGCAACCGTCCTGGTGGTCGATGACAGTCGTACCAAGCGTTACCTGCTGGTCAGTTGGCTGACCCGGGCCGGGTTCACCGTGCTCGAGGCCGAGAACGGCGCCGACGCGTTGGCCCGGGTCGAGGTGGACCGGATCGACCTGGTGGTCCTCGACGTCCGGCTGCCCGACCTGAGCGGCTACGAGGTCTGCGAACAGATCAAGGCGCGGCACCCGGCGATGCCGGTGATCCACGTGTCGGCGCACGCCGTGGACGTGGCCGACCGGGCCCAGGGGCTTACCCGGGGCGCGGACGCGTACCTCACCGAGCCGATCGAGCCGGAGGAGCTGATCGCCACCACCCGGGCGGTGCTGCGCTACTACCAGGCCCGGCAGCGCGCCGAACTGCTCGCCGAGCGGCTGCTCGGGCTGGCCGACACGACCGTGGCGGTGCACGCCGCCCCCACCTTCGTACGCCTGCTGGAGGCTGCCGCGGAGGGTGCCGCACAGATCTTCAAGAGCCCGGCGGCGGTGATCGCCGAGACGTTCGACGGTGACTGCCTCGCGGGGATCTGCGCCGGTCCGGGCGCGGCCGCCGCCGTGGTGCCGTGGGTCGTCGACGACACCGGCGTGCCGACCGGTGCCACGGTCCGGGTGGAGACCCCGGCGAACTGGGCATTGGTCGACTGGCCGGCCGGCGACACGGTGACGGTCGCCGCCGCCAAGCTGCGCGAGGACCGAGCCCCGCTGTACGTGGTCGTCCCGACCGCCACCCAGACCGCCCGAACCCCGGTGCTGGTGCAGCTCGCCCAGGCGGTGGCCGCCGCCGTGGAGGCGCAACGCTCGTTCGACGAGGAGCACCGGATCGCGGTCACCCTCCAACGCAGCCTGCTCCCACGCGGGCTGCCCACGGTTGCCGGCCTGGACCTCGCGGTGCGCTACGAGCCGGCCAGCGCACAGACCGAGGTGGGCGGCGACTTCTACGAGCTGGTGATGCTCGACGGTCACCTGCTGCTGGCGATCGGCGACGTGGCCGGCCACTCGCTGCACGCGGCGACCGTGATGGCCGAACTGCGGCACGCGGTGCGGGCGTACGCCGTGGAGGGGCACCAGCCCGGCGAGATCCTGCACCGGGTCAACGAGCTGATGCGGACACTGCTGCCGAACGAGATCGCCACGCTCTGCGTACTGCTGCTGCACCCGCCGACCGGCCGGGTCCGGCTGGCCAGCGCCGGGCATCTTCCCCCGATGCTCAGCAAGGACGGCAAGGTCGAGTTCGTGCAGCACTCCGCGCCGCTGCTCGGCGTACGGGCGCCTCGCCCGGCCGACCTGGAGTTCGTGCTGCCGGCCGGGGCGACGCTGGTGTTCTACACCGACGGGCTGATCGAGCGACGGGACGCCACCATCGACGAAGGGCTGGCCGCGCTCGCCGCGATCTCCGCCACGGTCGACGACGACCTGGACCGCTTCTGCGCCCGACTGCTGGTGGAGTTGGCCCCACCGGAGATCCAGGACGACGTCGCCGTGGTCGTCCTGCGCCGACGCTGA
- a CDS encoding TIGR03086 family metal-binding protein — MTTQTSDLLAAAAPRTVDVVRGIADHQFDLPTPCRDYVVRDLLNHLFEVVVNFQDLALKRQVEWAEKPDHLVDGWRDQFEVETGRLVAAWADPSTLEGVSPGMGMPQAVVGGMALLDLTVHGWDLAVATGQPYQPAPEAVAELHGLVEQLGPTARKMGVFAEPVSTQSTPPPTPDLAHLLSQTGRTPTWPTP; from the coding sequence ATGACCACTCAGACTAGCGATCTGCTGGCGGCTGCCGCGCCGCGAACCGTCGATGTGGTGCGCGGTATCGCCGACCATCAATTCGACCTGCCCACGCCGTGCCGCGACTACGTGGTTCGTGATCTGCTCAACCACCTGTTCGAGGTGGTGGTCAACTTCCAGGACCTGGCCTTGAAGCGGCAGGTGGAATGGGCCGAGAAGCCCGACCACCTGGTCGACGGCTGGCGGGACCAGTTCGAGGTGGAGACCGGCCGTCTGGTCGCCGCCTGGGCCGATCCCTCCACCCTGGAGGGTGTGTCGCCGGGGATGGGTATGCCGCAGGCCGTCGTCGGAGGCATGGCTCTGCTGGACCTGACCGTGCACGGCTGGGATCTCGCCGTCGCCACCGGTCAGCCGTACCAGCCGGCCCCGGAGGCAGTGGCCGAACTGCACGGGCTGGTCGAGCAGTTGGGCCCCACCGCCCGCAAGATGGGCGTCTTCGCCGAGCCGGTATCGACCCAATCCACCCCACCCCCCACTCCCGACCTGGCCCACCTCCTGTCCCAAACCGGCCGCACCCCCACCTGGCCCACCCCCTAA
- a CDS encoding helix-turn-helix domain-containing protein — MRHRPRGDSRGILDPERMLREVRFRRHLPVESLRPWVEHYWLIDWALSTPFEQRIVPHPAVNVVFRRDGDGPEFGEVAGVGRDLFRITLTGTGRVCGVQFRPGGFHAFWRRPVTELTGRRVPLPAGRLAGPELAVCAATTDDERCHALDTLLTGWEPEPDPMIEEAVRLAEAIRTDRTALRVDDFAARHDLPVRRLQRLFMEYVGVGPKWVIRRYRLQEAVEQAAGGPLNWADLAADLGYSDQAHLVRDFTAVAGVSPAAYARSMR; from the coding sequence ATGCGACATCGACCGCGTGGCGACAGCCGGGGAATACTCGACCCGGAGCGCATGCTGCGCGAGGTGCGCTTCCGTCGGCACCTGCCGGTGGAGTCGCTCCGCCCCTGGGTCGAGCACTACTGGCTGATCGACTGGGCGTTGAGCACACCGTTCGAGCAGCGGATCGTGCCGCACCCGGCGGTGAACGTGGTGTTCCGGCGTGACGGCGACGGGCCCGAGTTCGGCGAGGTGGCCGGGGTGGGCCGTGACCTGTTCCGGATCACGCTCACCGGCACCGGCCGGGTGTGCGGGGTGCAGTTCCGCCCGGGCGGCTTCCACGCGTTCTGGCGTCGGCCGGTCACCGAGCTGACCGGCCGCCGGGTGCCGTTGCCCGCCGGTCGGCTGGCAGGCCCCGAATTGGCGGTGTGCGCGGCCACCACCGACGACGAGCGCTGCCACGCATTGGACACCCTGCTCACCGGTTGGGAGCCGGAGCCGGACCCGATGATCGAGGAGGCCGTCCGGCTGGCCGAGGCGATCCGCACCGACCGGACGGCGCTGCGGGTCGACGACTTCGCCGCGCGGCACGACCTTCCGGTCCGCCGGTTGCAGCGGCTGTTCATGGAGTACGTGGGGGTCGGGCCGAAGTGGGTGATCCGCCGCTACCGGCTCCAGGAGGCCGTCGAACAGGCCGCCGGTGGTCCGCTGAACTGGGCGGACCTCGCCGCCGACCTCGGTTACAGCGATCAGGCCCACCTGGTCCGCGACTTCACCGCCGTGGCCGGGGTGTCACCCGCCGCGTACGCCCGCTCGATGCGATGA
- a CDS encoding SpoIIE family protein phosphatase: MSAEAGPATAGAPDGAIRRVRLPADRRTPAAARAVVRSVLTESHLDELANEALLLTTELTTNAVEHARTELDIEVVADAVGLTVTVSDFAPGSGDELTVGTRNDSTEIDEVSERGRGLLLVDHFASRWGTTYLPTGKGVWFRLDRPGADAPDEGADGDPRVSTDRSSPSASAMSELMQTAPDLYADDPLPDFATSLLSRVAEMVGAAGGTIRLDRGDGQGRQVLARFGRPPRPGSELLRVPLTVHRPYGGELELDAAPSAYARPLAVLTAERLSLHLENDRLRRADVRRQVWLTFLAEASELLAQSLDVDLTMALVPQLVVPRLGQWCAVHTADEWGRLRLAAASHADESMLPQLHKVLAETGQDSIQARLREASRSAAQIPLGGPMEGFAVPLIARGERLGTLAVGRHQRHRHDPDEVAVLEDVARRAALAIENARIHAERRRVAQTLQQSLLPPVLPLVDGIGFAAEYVPTGDDAEVGGDFYDVVPLPDGRWLVVIGDVSGKGVQAAAVTGLVRDVIRVLVGDGKPLPEVLARLNETLVERGGGRYCTLALAAVGPGQGDQLDVSLHLAGHDQPVLLAGAGGAGFVGTSGTALGLLDTITSPTAKIVLSPGDSLIFYTDGVTERRRGRELFGTDRLRDAAAPLAGYSADVVAARLRSAAINFSVEPPRDDIAILVLRNDAI, translated from the coding sequence GTGTCAGCCGAGGCGGGGCCCGCGACGGCCGGAGCCCCGGACGGGGCGATCCGGCGTGTCCGCCTGCCCGCCGACCGCCGTACGCCGGCCGCCGCCCGCGCCGTGGTCCGCTCGGTGTTGACCGAGTCACACCTGGATGAGCTGGCCAACGAGGCCCTCCTGCTCACCACCGAGTTGACCACCAACGCCGTCGAGCACGCCCGCACCGAACTGGACATCGAGGTCGTCGCCGACGCGGTCGGGCTGACCGTCACCGTCTCCGACTTCGCGCCCGGCTCGGGTGACGAGCTGACCGTCGGCACCCGCAACGACTCCACCGAGATCGACGAGGTCTCGGAGCGGGGCCGAGGCCTGCTGCTCGTCGACCATTTCGCCAGCCGCTGGGGCACCACGTACCTGCCCACCGGCAAGGGCGTCTGGTTCCGGCTGGACCGCCCCGGCGCCGACGCGCCGGACGAAGGCGCCGACGGCGACCCGCGGGTGAGCACCGACCGGTCCTCGCCGAGCGCCAGCGCGATGAGCGAACTCATGCAAACCGCCCCCGACCTGTACGCGGACGATCCGCTGCCCGACTTCGCCACCAGCCTGCTCAGCCGGGTCGCCGAGATGGTGGGGGCGGCCGGCGGCACTATCCGCCTGGACCGGGGCGACGGGCAGGGCCGGCAGGTGTTGGCCCGCTTCGGTCGGCCACCCCGCCCGGGCAGTGAGCTGCTCCGGGTGCCGTTGACGGTGCACCGCCCGTACGGCGGGGAGTTGGAGTTGGACGCCGCGCCGTCGGCGTACGCCCGGCCGTTGGCGGTGCTCACCGCCGAGCGGCTGTCGCTGCACCTGGAGAACGACCGGCTGCGCAGGGCCGACGTCCGGCGGCAGGTGTGGCTGACGTTCCTGGCCGAGGCGAGCGAACTGCTGGCCCAGTCGTTGGACGTCGACCTGACAATGGCCCTGGTCCCGCAGCTGGTGGTGCCGCGGCTCGGCCAGTGGTGCGCGGTGCACACGGCCGACGAGTGGGGTCGACTCCGACTGGCGGCTGCCAGCCACGCCGACGAGTCGATGCTTCCGCAACTGCACAAGGTGCTGGCGGAGACCGGGCAGGATTCGATCCAGGCCCGCCTGCGGGAGGCGTCGCGCAGCGCCGCGCAGATCCCCCTGGGCGGGCCGATGGAGGGTTTCGCGGTCCCCCTGATCGCACGGGGGGAGCGGCTCGGCACCCTGGCGGTGGGGCGGCACCAGCGGCACCGGCACGACCCGGACGAGGTGGCCGTCCTGGAGGACGTGGCCCGGCGGGCCGCTCTGGCCATCGAGAACGCCCGGATCCACGCCGAGCGCCGCCGTGTGGCGCAGACGCTTCAGCAGTCCCTGCTGCCGCCGGTGCTGCCGCTCGTGGACGGGATCGGCTTCGCCGCCGAGTACGTCCCGACCGGTGACGACGCGGAGGTGGGGGGCGACTTCTACGACGTGGTGCCGCTGCCCGACGGGCGTTGGCTCGTGGTGATCGGCGACGTCTCGGGCAAGGGTGTCCAGGCCGCCGCGGTGACCGGGCTGGTCCGCGACGTGATCCGGGTGCTGGTCGGCGACGGCAAACCGCTGCCGGAGGTCTTGGCGCGGCTCAACGAGACGCTGGTCGAGCGGGGTGGCGGGCGATACTGCACGTTGGCGCTGGCGGCGGTCGGGCCGGGCCAGGGCGACCAGTTGGACGTGTCGTTGCATCTGGCCGGGCACGACCAGCCGGTGCTGCTGGCCGGAGCGGGCGGTGCCGGGTTCGTCGGCACCAGCGGCACCGCGCTCGGTCTGCTCGACACGATCACCTCGCCGACGGCGAAGATCGTGCTCTCTCCGGGCGATTCGCTGATCTTCTACACCGATGGCGTCACCGAGCGGCGGCGCGGCCGGGAGCTGTTCGGCACGGACCGACTGCGGGACGCGGCCGCGCCCCTGGCCGGGTATTCGGCCGACGTGGTGGCCGCCAGGCTGCGCTCCGCCGCGATCAACTTCTCGGTCGAGCCGCCCCGGGACGACATCGCCATCCTGGTGCTCCGCAACGACGCGATCTGA